The genome window ATGAAGCTATATTCCCCAGGACCGAAGACTATTGTGTTGGGTGGTGTTGAAACCGGCGTCCAGAACCCTATTGATGAGGTCATCGCTATCGCCATTAGGAGCGGGTAGGGGCTTATACCAGCAGACTGGGAAATGCTCACAGCTAAAGGTGATAGTATGGCTGTTGT of Thermococcus sp. JdF3 contains these proteins:
- a CDS encoding SLC13 family permease, with the translated sequence TTAILSPLAVSISQSAGISPYPLLMAIAMTSSIGFWTPVSTPPNTIVFGPGEYSFMDYIRAGAIIEIPLFIALYLLIILLYPF